The Thermocrinis sp. genomic interval CAAGTGTTAGAAAGCTTGATAGTTCAGGAGATTCTTTACAAGAAGGCTAAAGAGTTAGGTTTTGTGGCAAGCGATCAAGAGGTTGTAGAAGTCATAAAGTCTGACCCAAGCTTTCAGGAAAATGGCGTCTTTAGTACTTCAAAATACAAGGCAAGCCTCTCCAGACTTGGCTTAGAGCCTGTGGAATACGAAGAATACATAAGGAAACTGCTTAGCATACAAAAACTTTTAACTTTGGTAGGAAACGGTGCATACCTAACCCCTAAGGAAGAGGACATAAATCTTTTGCCCCAAAGCATCAACATAAGCGGTAAGCTCTACCTTGTAACCCCAGACAGACTTCAGGTAGAGATTAAGCAAGAAGAAATCCTTGATTTTTATGCAAAAAATAAGGAAATGTTTAAAAAGGAACCAAGTAAGGTTATAAGAATTTGGAAGGAGAAGGAAAAACAAAAGGCAAGCGAGATTTACCAAGCCTTAAAGGATGGGAAAGAAGTGGGAAACTTCCAAGAGATTGTCCTTCCTCAAAAAAGGGAAGAGCTGCCCGCAGAGCTTAGGGAGGAAATAGATAAACTTAGCCAGAATAACAGACTTGGCATAACAAAGGTTGGAAACGATTACGTGGTGATCTTTCTTGCCAAAGAAGAACGCGGACAATACAAGAGTTTAGAAGAGGCAAAAGGGGAAATAGAAAACATCCTAAAAGAAAGCAAAGCCTCTGAGCAAATAAAGCCTATTGCAGAAAAGCTAAAGGAGGATTTAAAGCAAAACAGAGTGGTTTCTTACAGATACATTGAATTTTCCCAAACACCCGCTTTTCAACTTATGTCAGTATTGAGACTGGACGAAAACGAGCTGTTTAATATCTTACTATCTGATGAGAAGGTATTCGGTCCTTATCCTTTGCTAAAAGGATATGGAGTTTTAGAAGTTGAAAGAAGGGATAAAAAAGAGCTAAGCGAACAGGAAAGAAAAAGTTTAATCGCAGATATCCTTTCCCTGAAAAGAAATGCTACGATAAACTACTACGTCCAAAGCTTGAGGGAAAGGGCTAAGGTAAAGATAAACAAAGAACTTATAGGAGGTTGAGTATGGAGAAAAAGTGGAGAACCGGTATAACCCAACACGTGGGGCACGAAACCTACATAAGGGGCTATAGGCTTTTGGACATCGTGGGAAACCTCAGCTTTGCTCAGGCTATTTACTTAATACTCAAAGGTGAACTACCAAACGAAAAAGAATCTAAGATGATGGAGGCTATGCTGGTATCTGTCATAGACCACGGCATAGCTCCCCCTTCCGCTATTGCTGCGAGGGCAGTAGCTTCTGGTGGAAATTCTCTGAACGTAGGAGTGGCTGCTGGAGTGCTTGCCTTTGGCAGTGCCCACGGCGGTGCATTGGAAGATGCTATGAAGTTCATACAGGAAGGTGTAAAAGGCAATAAAACGGTGGAAGAGATAGTAAAGGAATACTTGGAAAGCAAAAAGCCCATACCGGGATACGGACACAGATATTACAAGGAGTTTGACCCTAGAACCAAAAGGCTTATGGACATTGCAAAAGACCTTGGCTTTTATGGACCTCACTGCAAGTTTGCAGAAGAAGTGGCGGACGAAATTGAAAGGCAAAAGGGAAAGAGGTTGGTATTGAACGTAGACGGTGCTATAGCGGCGATAGCTTCGGAGATGGGCTTTGACTGGAGGCTTGG includes:
- a CDS encoding peptidylprolyl isomerase; translation: MYSYIHKNKKFVASVIGLVSIAFLLWLFLTGDVANIFRIGHRCVAEVDGSCITLRDYRRELLRYGDFLQNKDMEKIIKDQVLESLIVQEILYKKAKELGFVASDQEVVEVIKSDPSFQENGVFSTSKYKASLSRLGLEPVEYEEYIRKLLSIQKLLTLVGNGAYLTPKEEDINLLPQSINISGKLYLVTPDRLQVEIKQEEILDFYAKNKEMFKKEPSKVIRIWKEKEKQKASEIYQALKDGKEVGNFQEIVLPQKREELPAELREEIDKLSQNNRLGITKVGNDYVVIFLAKEERGQYKSLEEAKGEIENILKESKASEQIKPIAEKLKEDLKQNRVVSYRYIEFSQTPAFQLMSVLRLDENELFNILLSDEKVFGPYPLLKGYGVLEVERRDKKELSEQERKSLIADILSLKRNATINYYVQSLRERAKVKINKELIGG
- a CDS encoding citryl-CoA lyase, translated to MEKKWRTGITQHVGHETYIRGYRLLDIVGNLSFAQAIYLILKGELPNEKESKMMEAMLVSVIDHGIAPPSAIAARAVASGGNSLNVGVAAGVLAFGSAHGGALEDAMKFIQEGVKGNKTVEEIVKEYLESKKPIPGYGHRYYKEFDPRTKRLMDIAKDLGFYGPHCKFAEEVADEIERQKGKRLVLNVDGAIAAIASEMGFDWRLGKGFFIIGRVPGLVAHVYEELTTEKPFSKRLDEEKEVEYTGLPPRELPTEFKKV